Within the Bacillus pumilus genome, the region ACACATGTAAAAACTACACACGTGCTTATATTAGACATTTGATCAAAACAAATGAAACGTTCGGAATTCGATTAACAACTTATCATAATCTTCATTTTCTGTTAAAATTAATGGAGCAAGTGAGAGAAGCTATCCGTGAGGATCGTTTAGGTGATTTTAAAGAAGAGTTTTTTGAGCGTTACGGCTTTAACGAACCGAATGCGAAAAACTTTTAATGCATAAACGAAAAGCTTTACAATGCATTAGAAAGGGGTGAAATAGAATGGATGGTGGTATGGGTTCAATCATTATGATTGTTGTCATGTTTGCTGTGCTTTACTTCTTATTAATCCGTCCACAGCAAAAGCAACAAAAAGCTGTGCGTCAGATGCAGCAATCTTTATCAAAAGGCGATAAAATCGTCACAATCGGTGGTTTACACGGTGAAATCGACTACATTGATGAATCAAAAGTGGTCATCAAAACAAGCGAAAACAACCGTTTAACTTTCGATCGTCGTGCTATTAGAGAATTAGCTGACAAAGGCTAATCCTCCAATACATAGCCATAAAAAAAAGAGCGATATAGATCCGCTCTTTTTTTATTTGCCTCGAAGATTGACGCCAATCATTCCGCCGAACATACAAATGCCTAAAAATGCCCCATGATAGATGAACTGCTCTGGTGAAAAAGTTTCTCCAAACCCTAAATATTGAAACAAGAATACAGTGACAGAAAAGGTCAGCGAAGTGATCGCACCAATGAGCCAGCCGCGCTCCTTTGCTTTTCCTCCAGAAATGATCCCGCCTAATAAAAGTGCCACAAAGGACAAAATCATAATCATCCATTTAAACGATGCTTCCTGCATACTTGTGAAGGTAAGCATAAGCGATACAAGTAAGCTTGTGACAATCATGACGATAAAAATCGCCATTAAGCCGGATAAAATCCCTTTTCCGATTTGTTTCGTTTCCTGCATGTGATTCGTCTCCTCTCCAATTGACCGAAGCTTGTCTTTTACTAAAATGTATTCACATGGAAGAAAAAATAGACATGTTTCTCACGATAAAAACAGAGGCTTTCTTTTCTACATAAATAAAGGGTTTTGACACAAGCTATGTGAGAGAAGGAGGGTTTACATCATATGCAGGAAATCTTGATTATCTCTATGAGA harbors:
- the yajC gene encoding preprotein translocase subunit YajC, yielding MDGGMGSIIMIVVMFAVLYFLLIRPQQKQQKAVRQMQQSLSKGDKIVTIGGLHGEIDYIDESKVVIKTSENNRLTFDRRAIRELADKG
- a CDS encoding TIGR04086 family membrane protein, which produces MQETKQIGKGILSGLMAIFIVMIVTSLLVSLMLTFTSMQEASFKWMIMILSFVALLLGGIISGGKAKERGWLIGAITSLTFSVTVFLFQYLGFGETFSPEQFIYHGAFLGICMFGGMIGVNLRGK